taagtagaagggttcagaatacaaactgatacaagtataagggtccactAGACCATTTCGCctactaacaataaagacaaaaaaaaaaatttgtacaatttgtttctatataacagtgaaatttatttatagagatcaaaagtacaacattgacatattatgtgaagttttcatattcttcaaaccaatagCATAGTCTAATTTATCCAGAGcagaaaactacaaaagtttgtAGTCTACAAAAATTAGATACAATCGaatttcacatggagtacaaaactacaaaagttttttttttgtctccaaACAGAATTAAACATAGTCTTAGATTATCACATAgatgtgtttttcttttcaaatagtcttctaattattacattttgacatactattttatcaaacaaaaatgtgcatctctcattctgcaaactaaagaattttaaaggcaacactttttgccaaagaaaattcattcaaaaatcatatggtttgtagatctttttccaaagacatacatgataaatataaaaaatgttaacttttagaaactattttcctccttagataaataataagaaggttCCCGGGTGTAATCTTTAACCAAAATACCATCAATTCTTCTGGTACATTCTCACTTCGACCTTGCTAAACAAGGCACTGAATTCTGAAGAAGTAGTGCATTATTAATCTTCTACTTCCATGATATGTTTCTCTCAATCagtagaatacaagaaataccaacagtataataatttccttaagattgttgttcatcttgtattcttaagatacttagaacaaaactttgaagaacttggtaagaaacaacaaagtttaaaaagtattttcaaactagaaatttaaaactagtagagaaaatagaatcagaaacagattagaaacaatataaaaatatttttctcaaagaaagaaaatctagcccactgaatgcacagtgcccccttaagaaaattattcccctcaagtacccgaggttaatgaaatatatcctcctaggatagaacgatcttactcactGGTGTATCGGTACCCAAAACCACAGTGttagcgaaccactcaacggcagtaaagtacacttagaatactagatttagtagtagtagaagaagtccagaaaaacTAGTCCAACTAAAATGAGAGtaaattcctcaatttatagaaaacaaagagTAGTGTGAAAAgattcttattgtgccttaccggaaaggtcacaaacctttggaaaagtcacaacttttcataaaagtcgcaacttttcataaaaatcacaactcttcataaaagtcgcaacttttcataaaagtcactactcttcataaaagtcgcaactcttcattttccattcagacctttaaaacccaacaatcacaaaaattaataatttaaaatatttaaaaaaacaaagtaaaatttTGTTTGAGTTCAAAATTTCACTCTGCCACATAAGTTGGATAGAGTgagtaacatatattaaaatattaaagtaaaacatattcaaaaattgattaactCTCGAAATATCACATgtatcacaaataaaattggaAGGTAGgttaaaaatattacaaaaataattaaaaataaaaaaaaaattaaaaatttagttgATCTCCTTATTCTAtctgtgtcacataaattaaaataaataaaataatatatattagacCCAAGCTTTTGTTGGATAATCTGGCAAATCTAAACAAGCACATATTGTAAGTGATGGTTTTACTTGTGTAAaatctttgaaaaataagtCATTCTCGCGAGGAGTTTGTTTGATGGATGGGCCTAGTAATGAGTACTAATAGATATCATAATCCAATACAAATTGTATcacaattttaatataaaattgttCATAtgatatactttttaaaaaccAAATAATACTAAAGGATTACGTTGaatcttttccttttaaagaataaaatcatCCACTTTAAATTCATTATTTGCcaaaaaaacacaaacaaattaaacatgAATTCCCAACAGCAACAATCCAAACATAAGATGCACACTACTAAAAAGACATGAATTTCCAACGAAACCCATTGGAAATATTTGCCCAAACAACcacaaacaaattaaacataaattacCAACTGCAGCAATTCAAACATAAGATGCttactactaaaaaaaaaatgaacttccAAGGAAACCCATTGGAAAGGGTGGCTCTTTGAAGACATTTCCGGCAAATGTTCTATCAGAAATCCCATATATACTAACGGTATTCTGATAGGAACAGAAATTCACAATTAGCATATCAAACACCGCAATATGCCTTGAAAAGATCACTGGGAGGAGCTCCATAGCCAGCTTCTGAGGCAGCATACCCAAATAATCCAAGAATTTCAAATGGCTTGAAGAGTAAAGGGTGCTCTTCATCCACCAGTTCTTTTGGTGCCTCGATGAAGTGACCTGGTtttgataatgaaaataattgaaTAGAAAGTCTATCACTTTCTCCGGCAATTGTTACTCTGTGGAGAGGAGAATGTAATCGACCATTTGTCCATGCCTGTATAAATATCAAGATAGACGCGGTAATATTCTTGGAGAATAGAGCAACATAGGGTCAACAAATACCAAGATTCATTTTCAGTTTAGTATGAAAATATTAAACATGTAGTTTCAATAACCTGTGTTTGTTGGTCTCTTCAAGATATCATTCGGTATGTCAAATTTTTCAaggtaaatttatcattttattcatattaattaatagaattccaaaatcaattTACTTATTAAAAAGTCTGTCTTCTGtctaaataaattgagggtataataaataaaaaataattttttttcttaatttatcaaaaatgacaagtaaaaaatcAAAAGTGATTAAGTAAAAGGAGACAAAGGGCCTATTCAATATTTGATGTCCTTCAAAAATGCAATgaaaaaaatccttttggccagaaaatttggccagaatgataaaatattatatttcatactatgttattttacctttttgaatatttttacccttttaactttaataacttttaattaataagtGTGACAATGTTTATAGAGACTCATGAGATATAGATTCcaacaaatatcaaaatttcttttcaattttgcaTGAAGAAATTAAACATGTTGTTCCAACTTTGGATTTATTCTTCACAAACATCTCTAATCCTCTGAAACCTTTGcttttttgaagaatccaaaaaagtgtaacaatatttttaaaaaattcaaacaacacAGTTCCCAACAAGGTAATAACACTAGCTAAAGACTTATATAACACTTACTTTGAAGGAATCACCAGCCAAAACAACACAAGAATTTGGTGAAATATTCACATCAATCCACTCTCCATTTTTGTTGATTTGCAATCCATTGACTTGATTTTGtgatataaaaattaagaagttACCATCTGTGTGGCCACCCAATccagtaattttattattttcatctcCACTAATAATTGATGATCCCTTATAATGTGTAAATCTAAATAGGAAATAATTGGTATTCAACAATTCATCAATGTGATTTTTTAATCCCAAATTCTCCGAAATCATCCTTTTCAACATCTTATCCAATTCCATAAGTGGATTAGAATAAGATTTTACCAAATCGCTGCAAAAATTAATGCACATATAATGTTAGTATAAACGTATAAAGAAGGTTGAACATATTTAGAAACATCTGAATATTCGATATTAGATACGTTAACTAAgtcttgtatttttatttatttttaaaattatttttatatatttctaaaattgGGATAGTGAAAAGAGAAATGGGAGGGGGAATCAAACTCTCACTTATTAGATGTGACttcatatacaaaatattttaatgttGTTGATAAAGAATAGATACGGAAATAGAATCGAGAAAGAtacttaattctttttattcaatAGGTCGTGACTTTATATACCAAATATTTTAATGTTGTggtctctatttttattttgtttaaacaATGTTATAAAGAATAGATCTGAAAAACAGATCAGATAGTCAATCAACTAAGCTATTCAAAATTTTCTAATGTTGTACCTTTTGATCACTTCCACTAGGGCAAAATTGAAACATAAtgataataagaaaataaaaataaaaaagaatgaaaaaattaaagtatacATACCAGAAATGTTGATTACCATGAGGCCAAAAGATATTAGAAAAAGTTTCAAGACTTTGATGATTAAGCAAATCAGGAATACATAAACTCTCATACAATGGCAATTGTGGAATCATCCCCATGTAGCCATGTAATGGTTTTTCTGAGaaatttttcaatttggtttctaaaggaaattcaaatatttcttttgaaCTACCAAACAATCTGTTGTGAACTCAATGGAGACATCTGCTACTATGAATGATAAGGAGGATGAGACTAGTGATATTCACATTGACAAGCGACGTCGAGTACTAGAAGTGTAATTCCACCTAAAAGGTTGGACAGTTACTTTTGGGCAGGAAGAAAATCACGTGTGCAAAGCGACGGTTAGTTACGGAAGTTGTATAAAAGTGTGAAAACGTGGGTAGGAAAAGGTAGGCAGTTAAGTATGATTCTGAAAGTTCTCTCCCTCTTCTTCTATCTTCTCAACCCAATTCTAGGCTTCTAGTTTCAGATTTCAAGTGTATTTCCTTGTAGCAGTGTTACTTACAGTTCCTTTGTTTGTGTCATGTTGTATTGTAATTGTAGTCAGTAAAACATatcaattcatatatatatatatatatatatatatatatatatatataagtgtttGTTTGTACTGTAAAAGGTGAGAGTGTTACATTGGTGCTTTCATCCAGAGGTCTCTAATGGAAGAGGACCAAAAACTCAAGTTCCTCGAAGACTCCTTACGGGTGGTGAAAGAATCATTCTCGAGTGACATCTCAGAAATTCGATCTATGTTGAAAGAGGTGGTAGGTCATGTGATGGCGCTAGGTTCTCAAAGTAGTACTCATGTAGTGGCAACATCTCGACCACGTCAAACTACTGAAGTTTATGGAGGACATACACAGACGCCTCCTACTTTGTGACACAAACCTGCTTCGGTTGAATTAGGACGATTCCATGGAGTGAATCCTGATTCATGGGTCTTCCAAGCAGAGTGCTACTTTGAATTTTATGGAATCACGGAGGATCATAAGTTAACACTAGCATCGTTCTACTTGGATGGTGATtaaggctgggcaccggaaCGGGTTGTACCGGTACCGTTCCGATTCGTTTCGGTCCGGTAGTATTCGGGACGGGATGGGATACACTGAACCGGTACACGGAACGGAACGGTATCATGATTTGGTATCGGTATACCGGTACCGGTTCATCCCGGTTCATTCCGGTTCCATTCCGGTCCGGTCCGGTCCGGTACGGTCCcggtaaattatttttaattaaaataaaaaataatatttttgtcattatttacttttattaacatttcttttttgtttatttaattttttaaaattacaaacttaagttatttaacttacaagttataagtataacttaataacttataaacttcaaaagattcaaatctttaaaacttaTAACATAATTACATAAgctcaaaattttttttaaaaaaaactttattaaacttaacttacaaacttatatacgtaaaatttttaaaaaatatctttaaaataaacttaagtaaaatcattataaattttaaaactcaaatactataaactaatataacttagaaaaataaaaaaaacattcgtattttcgtaattcaaaataactcaaaaaaataattattttttgaaatagctatatgtGTCGTCCCGTTTATCCCATCCCGTTCCGTTCCGGTCCATTTCGATCCGTCTCGGTTCTATCCcggtatatagtgggacgggacggAACGAAATTGAGCCTCCATCCCGGTAGTTTCGGTTCGGTTCATCCTGGTACCGGTCAACAACCCGGTCAAACCGTCCTATTTTGGTCTGATACCGGTTCGTTCTGGTCTGGTGGTCCCATTCCGGTCCCGTGCCCAGCCTTAATGGTGATGCATTGGAATGGTACAGATGGTTGTTTCGCAATAAACAGTTCGTTAATTGGGAGCATTTCGCTAAGAAACTGCTGGTCCGATTTCAAAAACGAGATCTAGAGGCACCAGAGGGTCGACTTTCTAAACTTTGGCAGACCACTACGGTGGCTGAATACCAGAGTCGTTTCCAAGCGATTTCTAATGAGACGATGCATTTTCCAGATCAGGTATTAGCACATTTTTTTACTTCTGGACTGAGACCTGATATCAAAACGGCTGTTTTAATTCGTGAGCCCACAAAATTAAATGAAGTTATACGTTTATCACATTTATATGAGCAAAAGATCCAACTTGAACGGGGCACCTTTAAGCCTAGCAGTAAGGCTTCACCACTTCTACCAACTCTCACTCATCCTTATATAGTCTCAAAGCCCTCCATCTCGAATCAGATAGCTTCAGTTGCCTAAACTGCATCAAATTGTTCGCCCATGAGACGTCTTTTCCCTGCAGAGTTACAAAGTCGACGAGAACGTGGTCTTTGTTATTCTTATGATGAAAAATACTCTCCTGGTCACAAGTGTAAGTCACTTCCCCAACTTCTACTGTTTCTGAAGAGTCTGAGGCTGAAGCGACCTTACCAGATCAATTTGTGTCGGATGATGTCTTAGCGGAGGAATTACAATGTTTGGAGATTCAAGAACAATCAGATATTTCATATCATGCTTTATCTGGAGGAAATTCTTCCATTACTCTCCGATTTACTAGTCATGTTAATGGTTCACCGGTACAAGTGCTTGTGGATAATGCTAgtacacataattttattcagGCGAGGATGGCAAACTTTCTTCAGTTGGAGACTAAACCAACGCCAAGGTTTTCGGTGGTGGTAGGAAGTGGACAATGATTACGATGTGAGGGAATGgctaaaaaaattacaataaccATACAGGGCAACAAAATAGTGGAAGATCAATATATTTTATCCCTTCATGGTGCTGATATAGTACTCGGGGTTTCGTGGCTTGCAACTTTGGGTCCTGTCCTTACTGATTATGCAAAGAGAATATTTGAATTTACTCTGAATGGTTCTAAGATCTCATGGAAAGAGGATGCACTTACTGATATGCAACCGGTGCAATTACATAGTCTGAGAAGAATGGCTGCTACAGACGCAATTTCCTCCTATTTTCATCTACAATTGGTAGTTGATTCGGAACCTTCATGTACTATTCCCTCTGAATTAGCAATGGTGCTCAATTCATATGAAGATGTCTTTCAAAAACCTCTAGGTTTGCCTCATTCACAAAGTTAGGACCATGCAATCCATCTAGTTCCAAATGCAGGACCGGTTAATGTGAAACAATATCGATATCCTTATTTTCAAAAGCAGGTTATGGAGCAGTTAGCGTCTGAAATGCTAAAATAAGGAGCAATCAGAACAAGTACTAGTCCATTTTCCTCTCTAGTATTGCTGGTTCGAAAAAAAGATGGCACATAGAGGTTTTGTGTTGACTATCGTGCATTGAATACAATCACAATTCGTGATAGATTTCCCATTCCTACAATTGATGAactttttgatgaattgaatgGTGCTCGCTATTTTTCCAAGTTGGATTTATTGTCTGGATATCATCAAATTAGGGTCCGTCCAGAGGATGTCCCTAAGACGGCATTTTGCACTCATGATGGACATTATGAATTTCTTGTCATGCCATTTGGCCTTACAAACTCGCCCTCTACATTTCAGGCAACTATGAATGAGAAATTCAGACCTTACTTGCGTCGATATGTCCTGGTATTctttgatgacattttgatatatagTCCCACTTGGACTGATAACTTGGAACATTTGGTCTCGGTTCTTCAATTATTGCGTCAATATCAGTTGGTGGCCAAGCGGTCCAAATGCTTATCTGGACAGGAATCAGTAGACTATTTGGGACATATTATCTTATCTCAAGGATTATCTGTCGACCCAGGAAAATTGGAATTCATCCAGCAATGGGCACCACCCCGTACAGTGAAAGAAGTGCGGAGTTTTCTCGGCCTTGCAGGCTACTACCGACGATTTATCCACCATTATGCTTCCATAGCAAGTTCAATTATTGATTTgctaaagaaagaagtttttcgATGGACACCAGAAACTCAAATTGCTTTTGAAACTTTGAAGACTAAATTGGTTTCCACTCCAGTATTGGCATTACCAGATTTTAATCAAGAATTTCAAGTAAAGACTGACGCTTCAGGGAAAGGAATTGGTGTCATTCTATCTCAAAAGGGGCACTCGATCGCTGATTTTAGTCAAAAATTCAATGCAAGAATGCAACGAGCTTCAACATATCATCGTGAGATGTTTGCCATTACTCAAGCTGTGAGTAAATTGAGGCAATATCTTCTTGGTAGAAGGTTTACAATATTAACAGACCAGCAGTCTTTGAAGAACCTTACTAATCAAACCATCCAAACTCCTGAGCAACAAAAATGGTTCACTAAACTAGTGGgttattattttcatatcatATACAGGTCTGGGAAACAAAATTCAGCCGTTGATGCCCTCTCTCGTAATTCAGATGCTTCTCTTATGGCCATTTCTGCCAGGACATTTAATCTAGAACAAGAATTGAAATCCTTTAATCAATCATATCCAGAATTATTGGCTATTCAGCAAGCTCTACAAAAAGATGTGGAGACTCACATGGATTTCCAATTCAAAGATGGGTTGTTAGTTTTTAAAGGCAGGCTTGTGATTCCATCAGATGAACCATTACGACACAAGCTAATGTTTGAATTCCATGCCACTAATATCGGAGGACATCCTGGTGTGGCAAGAACATACCATCGAttggcttcaaatttttattggCGACAGATGCGCAAGGATGTGAAATCATTTGTTACAACTTGTCAGATATGTCAACAGATGAAAGACACAAACTTGCATCCAGCAGGTTTATTGCAGCCTCTCCATATACCAGATCAAGTCTTTGAAGATATCGCAATGAATTTTATCACTTGCCTTCCAAGTTCCAAAGAGAAAACTACTATCCTTACCGTGGTGGATCGACTGACCAAATATGGTCATTTTATTCCCTTACCTTCCACATTCTCTACTCAACTGGTAGTTGAAGCATTCGTAGTCGGTGTAATTCGCCTTCACGGCCCTTCTTGCACTATTGTCACTGATCGTGACCCACGATTCCTCCATTCTTTTTGGCTATGAGAACTGCATATCATCCCCAAACTGACGGACAGTCCGAACTCTAAATAAGTGTCTTGAACAATATCTTCATTGTTATGTTGCCGATGCTCCAACCAAGTGGGTAACCATGCTGCCTTGGGCAAAATTCTAGTACAATACTTCGTACCAAACATCAGCTAGAATGACACCGTTTAAAGCGTTGTATGGACGAGAACCCCCAACTATCGCTCGATATATATTGGGGAGCACTACTAGTGAATTGGTGGAGGCTTACTTCATTCAACGTGATGCAGTTCTAGCgttgttgaaaaataatttgctCAAAGCTCAAACAAAGATGAAGACGTTTGCAGATAAACATCGTACTGATTTAGTGTTTacagtgggtgattgggttttcGTAAAATTGAAACCGTACGGATAGCTTTCTATGCGACTGCAAAAGGGACATAAGCTTAGACGATGATACTTTGGTCCTTTCAAGGTCATCAAACGCATTGGAGAGGTGGCATATAAATTGGAGTTGCCTGTCGAGGCCAAGATACATCATGTGTTTCATGTTTCAGTACTTAAGCGTTGCTTGGGGGAGCCTATCCAACAGGTAACACCATTGCAGCTCCAAGATTGTCCTGACCAGACTGAGATCTATGACTTcaaccttgaggacaaggtcGATTTTCAGCGCGGAAGTAATGTTGTGAACTCAATGGAGACATCTGCTACTATGAATGATAAGGAGGATGAGACTAGGGATATTCACATTGACAAGCGACGTCGGAGTACTAGAAGTGTAATTCCACCTAAAAGGGTGGACAGTTACTTTTGGGCAGGAAGAAAGTCACATGTGCAAAGCGACAATTAGTTACGGAAGTTGTATAAAAGTGTGAAaacgtgggtagaaaagggtaGGCAGTTAAGTATGATTCTGAAAGTTCTCTCCCTCTTCTTCTATCTTCTCAACCCAATTCTAGGCTTctagtttcaaatttcaagtgtATTTCCTTGTAGCAGTGTTACTTACAGTTCCTTTGTTTGTGTCCTGTTGTATTGTAATTGTAGTCAGTAAAACATAtcagttcatatatatatatatatatatatatatatatatatatatatagtgtttgtttGTACTGTAAAAGTTGAGAGTGTTACACAATCCATCTTTCATTTCATTTGGAAGTTTATATATTGCTTTAAAACAACCATATTCTTGTAAAgcttcaaaaatatgaatttttgtgGATTCCCATAATGGAGTGTTTGGTTTTAGCT
The Solanum stenotomum isolate F172 chromosome 12, ASM1918654v1, whole genome shotgun sequence DNA segment above includes these coding regions:
- the LOC125848022 gene encoding probable 2-oxoglutarate-dependent dioxygenase AOP1, coding for MASTKLVKVPAIDFSNYQELKPNTPLWESTKIHIFEALQEYGCFKAIYKLPNEMKDGLLFGSSKEIFEFPLETKLKNFSEKPLHGYMGMIPQLPLYESLCIPDLLNHQSLETFSNIFWPHGNQHFCDLVKSYSNPLMELDKMLKRMISENLGLKNHIDELLNTNYFLFRFTHYKGSSIISGDENNKITGLGGHTDGNFLIFISQNQVNGLQINKNGEWIDVNISPNSCVVLAGDSFKAWTNGRLHSPLHRVTIAGESDRLSIQLFSLSKPGHFIEAPKELVDEEHPLLFKPFEILGLFGYAASEAGYGAPPSDLFKAYCGV